A region from the Sphingopyxis lindanitolerans genome encodes:
- a CDS encoding peptidoglycan-binding protein, which produces MSRTFLIASLVAAGFGSRDPLAPDVLKATTATDDRGNGTTLYETFRQDHSITLADHRSHRSHSSHSSHRSSSGGHYSHSSHSSHTSHRSSTGGSGGSYDPAPVYSPPPSSSGSSNDNSGSTYQGATPSTLYSSPDAASSEPLKALPGRSELFKTIVKRVQIALLAHGVFSGTIDGDVGPATRKALRAYQSKYGLKTTGTITPETLDSLKVSSSP; this is translated from the coding sequence ATGAGCCGGACCTTCCTCATCGCCTCGCTAGTGGCCGCAGGGTTCGGGAGCCGCGACCCGCTCGCGCCCGATGTCCTCAAAGCAACCACCGCGACCGACGACCGCGGCAATGGTACGACGCTCTATGAGACCTTCCGCCAAGACCATAGCATCACGCTGGCCGACCACCGCAGCCACCGGAGCCATAGCAGTCACAGCAGCCATCGATCGAGCAGCGGGGGCCATTATTCGCACAGTAGCCACAGCAGCCATACGAGCCACCGATCGAGCACGGGCGGCAGCGGGGGCAGCTATGATCCCGCGCCAGTCTATTCGCCGCCCCCCTCGTCTAGCGGCTCGTCTAACGACAACTCGGGATCGACCTATCAGGGCGCGACGCCCTCGACCCTCTACAGCTCGCCCGACGCGGCGAGCAGCGAACCGCTAAAGGCCCTCCCCGGCCGCTCCGAATTGTTCAAGACGATCGTCAAGCGCGTCCAGATCGCGCTGCTCGCACACGGCGTGTTCAGCGGCACCATCGACGGTGATGTCGGCCCGGCGACGCGCAAAGCGCTCCGCGCCTACCAGTCCAAATATGGCCTGAAAACGACAGGAACCATCACTCCTGAGACCCTCGACTCTTTGAAGGTATCGAGCTCGCCCTAG
- a CDS encoding AAA family ATPase: MELENIRSFGTRQCFDLLDAHGRPAQWTLILGDNGVGKTTLLQCLARMRPVVNEAPDDDDGAVPHPVEPELFREEDNATLKAYTRSGTDGPASLRAELIAGATFDGSGRRKRRKIVTAIEITRSKGRIKDVIPTADFPGKPVEPLVLAYGAGRHMGRANLERSSGKGQIDSLFDAAAELFDPEETLSRLDYLRLKKRENAKSKLASLKALLVEILPYLDHPDDIDIRGPRLPGTDDDEGGVWIKTPFGVVPITRMSLGYQTVMAWTADIAWRLLNHYPDCPNPLLEPAIVIVDEIDLHLHPQWQRSIRRHLTTHFPAVQFIATAHSPLMAQDALDTNLAVLHADCGEVAIVSDPAVVKNWRLDQILTSELFGLESARPIAVEKVIERRNALATKSRLSAEESTELAQLNAQVHNLPTAEREEDQRAMDIIRRAAAAIGQPGTQ; this comes from the coding sequence TTGGAACTCGAGAACATTCGATCGTTCGGGACGCGCCAATGTTTCGACTTGCTCGACGCGCATGGGCGCCCGGCACAATGGACTCTTATCCTCGGCGATAATGGTGTCGGCAAAACCACACTTCTCCAGTGCCTGGCGCGTATGCGTCCTGTCGTCAACGAGGCGCCGGACGATGACGACGGCGCCGTACCCCATCCGGTGGAACCCGAACTCTTTCGCGAAGAGGACAACGCGACCCTCAAGGCATACACTCGCTCCGGCACGGATGGACCTGCGTCGCTGCGGGCAGAATTGATTGCTGGAGCAACATTTGACGGATCGGGCCGCCGCAAGCGGCGCAAAATTGTCACCGCCATCGAAATTACGCGATCGAAGGGGCGGATCAAGGATGTGATCCCGACCGCCGATTTTCCCGGAAAACCAGTGGAGCCCCTTGTCCTCGCATATGGCGCTGGAAGACACATGGGCCGAGCTAATCTGGAGCGTTCGTCGGGCAAGGGCCAAATCGATTCCCTGTTCGACGCGGCTGCCGAGTTGTTCGATCCCGAAGAGACTCTCTCTAGGCTGGACTATCTGAGGCTGAAGAAACGCGAGAATGCGAAGTCGAAGCTTGCCAGCCTTAAGGCCTTGTTGGTGGAGATCTTGCCCTATCTTGACCATCCCGACGACATCGACATTCGCGGCCCGCGCCTACCCGGCACGGACGACGACGAAGGAGGCGTCTGGATCAAGACGCCGTTTGGCGTTGTTCCAATCACCCGCATGAGCCTGGGCTACCAGACCGTCATGGCGTGGACGGCCGATATCGCTTGGCGGCTACTTAACCACTATCCTGACTGTCCCAACCCGTTGCTTGAGCCAGCGATCGTGATCGTCGACGAAATCGATCTTCATTTGCATCCTCAGTGGCAGCGGTCGATCCGGCGGCATCTGACCACGCATTTCCCGGCGGTCCAGTTCATCGCGACGGCGCACAGCCCGCTGATGGCGCAGGATGCTCTCGACACCAACCTCGCGGTTCTGCACGCCGACTGCGGCGAAGTGGCGATCGTCAGCGATCCTGCAGTTGTCAAAAACTGGAGGCTCGACCAGATACTGACCAGCGAGTTGTTCGGCTTAGAATCGGCGCGCCCGATCGCCGTCGAGAAGGTCATTGAGCGGCGCAATGCCTTAGCGACCAAATCCCGACTGAGCGCCGAGGAGAGCACCGAACTCGCACAGCTCAATGCACAGGTCCACAACCTGCCCACGGCCGAGCGGGAGGAAGACCAGCGCGCCATGGATATCATCCGGCGCGCGGCGGCGGCGATCGGCCAGCCCGGCACGCAATGA
- a CDS encoding aKG-HExxH-type peptide beta-hydroxylase codes for MGLATSDGPATVPILQHSAQFELLTGPARQRYEGLALVLAETLPGEVEAALFREAVQLLRHGDQLRDAVRVLVRSVHALVPCGEGFDTSHSDPDVPFSVFLSIPTGEKHAALRLAESILHEAMHLQLSLFEAGEPLVGESDASGYSPWQGTVRPIGGLVHGLFVFRAIFDWLGTLDSACSDGASTLAYVENRRHEILQEMSCIADLAASPALTPTGARLVTTWLDFS; via the coding sequence TTGGGTCTGGCAACGAGTGACGGCCCGGCCACAGTTCCGATCCTGCAGCATTCGGCGCAGTTCGAATTGCTGACAGGTCCCGCACGTCAACGTTATGAGGGGCTGGCGCTTGTCCTTGCCGAGACGCTCCCAGGCGAGGTGGAAGCTGCGCTCTTCCGCGAGGCCGTCCAACTCTTGAGGCATGGGGATCAATTGAGGGATGCCGTCCGCGTACTGGTCCGGAGCGTGCATGCGTTGGTTCCGTGCGGTGAGGGCTTTGATACCAGCCATTCGGACCCGGACGTGCCGTTCTCGGTCTTTCTGTCGATCCCGACGGGCGAAAAGCACGCGGCTTTGCGCCTCGCCGAATCAATCCTCCACGAAGCGATGCACCTGCAACTTTCGCTATTCGAGGCCGGTGAGCCATTGGTCGGCGAGTCCGATGCATCGGGTTATTCGCCTTGGCAGGGCACCGTCCGGCCGATCGGTGGACTCGTCCATGGCCTCTTCGTTTTTCGAGCAATTTTCGACTGGCTCGGGACTTTGGATAGCGCTTGCTCCGATGGCGCAAGCACATTGGCCTATGTCGAGAATCGCCGTCACGAAATCTTGCAGGAGATGTCCTGCATCGCAGACCTTGCGGCCTCGCCAGCCCTGACGCCCACGGGCGCCCGCCTGGTCACGACTTGGCTAGACTTCAGTTAA
- the yhhC gene encoding cyclophane-containing peptide 2OG-Fe(II) oxygenase YhhC — protein MKDTAIAASPLAICEHARTPFPYFVADHCIEPALESALLDWFEGDAPWQLVEHDFYEQYEFSLFDACPPEIAEHLVSSDAIGWLTAAIGNHFGVKISRQVELVAHKLVPGQRIAIHNDFLDGGETHRLTVQLNRGLDDADGGFFMLFNSFDAADIHRILRPVSGTGIGFEIGPESHHAVSRMHGGERYTLVYSFHALPAA, from the coding sequence GTGAAGGACACGGCTATCGCGGCATCGCCGCTTGCGATTTGCGAGCACGCACGAACGCCATTTCCGTATTTTGTAGCCGACCACTGCATCGAACCGGCCTTGGAGTCGGCCTTGCTTGATTGGTTCGAAGGCGATGCGCCTTGGCAACTCGTCGAACATGACTTTTACGAGCAATATGAGTTCAGCCTCTTTGACGCTTGCCCGCCCGAAATTGCGGAACATCTGGTTTCGAGCGATGCAATCGGTTGGCTGACAGCTGCTATCGGCAATCATTTTGGAGTGAAGATTTCGCGGCAGGTCGAGCTTGTCGCACACAAGCTCGTCCCAGGTCAGCGCATCGCGATCCACAATGACTTTCTTGATGGCGGCGAAACGCACCGCCTCACAGTTCAGCTCAATCGCGGACTCGATGACGCCGATGGCGGCTTCTTCATGCTCTTCAACAGTTTCGATGCAGCGGACATTCATCGCATTTTGCGCCCTGTCAGCGGGACCGGCATCGGATTCGAGATCGGGCCTGAATCGCACCATGCGGTATCGCGCATGCATGGCGGCGAACGCTATACCCTCGTCTATTCCTTTCATGCCCTTCCCGCTGCATAG
- the yhhA gene encoding YhhA family cyclophane-containing RiPP (triceptide-type peptide natural product; maturases include a radical SAM/SPASM enzyme and a 2OG-Fe(II) oxygenase) gives MLETPAVGRSESPATLDLNLASSVALRRLVDEVRNEVPPMAATAYNRTYHRHNR, from the coding sequence ATGTTGGAAACGCCCGCTGTCGGCCGCAGCGAATCTCCTGCGACGCTTGACCTCAATCTGGCGAGCAGCGTCGCCCTTCGCAGGCTCGTCGACGAGGTTCGAAACGAAGTGCCTCCCATGGCGGCGACCGCTTACAACCGTACGTATCACCGGCACAACCGCTAG